Proteins encoded within one genomic window of Companilactobacillus zhachilii:
- the dinB gene encoding DNA polymerase IV — protein MDDFFASVEEREHPEYKKKCLIVAQDPRKHNHHGVVTTANYNARKYGAHSAMPAQQAVDLIPKEKLVITPPNFELYRSVSDQIHNIFGDVTDNYQTVALDEAYLDVTENKLGEVNTIKIANYIQQRIVKETRLTCSVGISYNKFLAKMASDYRKPFGRTIILGKYAKEFLKPIPIEKFNGIGKAMQQKLHDMNVYTGEDLQNIDQDEFLRKFGKMGYVIYKRVHGIDDAPVEGHRKRKSIGRERTYNRNLVTDEQITDELHFLAGLVSKDLKKQRQHGKTVVLKLRNSEFETITKRESFQDYVQTKTDIYRVAKDIYDKLKVTDQKIRLLGITVTNLDPLSYEEVSLNLSYKGDNLNE, from the coding sequence ATGGATGATTTTTTCGCTTCTGTGGAAGAACGGGAACATCCAGAATATAAGAAGAAATGTCTGATTGTTGCTCAAGATCCTCGAAAACACAATCATCATGGTGTTGTAACAACCGCAAATTATAATGCTCGGAAATACGGTGCTCACTCGGCCATGCCAGCACAACAAGCAGTCGATTTGATTCCGAAGGAAAAACTAGTTATTACGCCACCTAATTTTGAGTTATATCGAAGTGTTTCGGACCAAATTCACAATATTTTTGGTGATGTGACCGATAATTATCAAACTGTAGCCCTGGATGAAGCCTACTTAGATGTGACTGAAAATAAGTTGGGTGAAGTTAATACGATAAAAATTGCTAATTATATCCAACAAAGAATTGTTAAAGAGACACGTTTAACTTGTTCCGTAGGGATTTCTTATAATAAGTTTTTGGCCAAGATGGCATCTGATTATCGAAAACCATTTGGGCGAACGATTATTTTGGGTAAGTATGCTAAAGAATTTCTCAAACCAATTCCGATTGAAAAATTTAATGGGATTGGAAAAGCCATGCAACAGAAATTACATGACATGAACGTGTATACTGGGGAAGACTTACAAAATATTGATCAAGACGAGTTTTTAAGGAAGTTTGGTAAAATGGGTTACGTAATTTATAAACGAGTTCACGGAATTGACGACGCCCCAGTTGAAGGTCATCGCAAACGCAAATCGATTGGTCGAGAACGCACTTATAATCGTAATCTGGTAACGGATGAACAAATAACTGATGAACTACATTTTTTAGCTGGATTAGTCAGCAAAGATTTAAAGAAACAGCGCCAACATGGAAAAACAGTCGTTTTGAAGTTACGTAATTCAGAGTTTGAAACAATTACCAAACGTGAGAGTTTTCAAGACTATGTACAAACAAAAACAGATATTTATCGTGTTGCCAAGGATATTTATGATAAATTAAAGGTGACAGATCAAAAGATTCGTTTATTAGGAATCACTGTGACTAATTTGGATCCATTGTCATACGAAGAGGTTTCTTTGAACTTGTCTTACAAGGGGGACAATCTTAATGAATAG
- the tgt gene encoding tRNA guanosine(34) transglycosylase Tgt encodes MEPAVKYTLLKKEKHTGARLGLLETPHGTFETPIFMPVGTEASVKNMAPEDLEKIGATIVLANTYHLWLRPGEDIVKEAGGLHKFMNWDKGILTDSGGFQVFSLANTRDITEAGVHFKNHLNGRREFLSPEKAIKIENYLGPDIMMSLDECPPFFESYDYIKKSVARTSRWAERGLKAHRNPDWQALFGIVQGAGFEDLRKQSAQDLVSMDFPGYSIGGLSVGESKSEMNRVLDFTTPMLPENKPRYLMGVGTADSLIDGVIRGIDMFDCVLPTRIARNGTCMTSHGRLVIKNAKYARDFGPLDDNCDCYVCRNYSRAYIRHLINANELFGTHLTSYHNLYFLLNLMKGVRQAIRDDNLLEFREHVFEDYGFNKENAKNF; translated from the coding sequence ATGGAACCAGCTGTTAAATATACGTTATTAAAGAAAGAAAAGCATACTGGTGCACGTCTAGGATTGCTAGAAACACCGCATGGAACATTTGAAACACCTATTTTCATGCCGGTTGGTACTGAAGCGTCAGTTAAAAATATGGCACCTGAAGATTTGGAAAAAATTGGAGCCACAATTGTTTTAGCAAATACTTATCACTTATGGTTACGTCCTGGTGAAGATATTGTTAAAGAAGCTGGCGGCTTACATAAATTTATGAACTGGGATAAAGGTATCCTTACTGATTCTGGTGGTTTCCAAGTTTTCTCATTGGCTAATACTCGTGATATTACTGAAGCCGGCGTTCATTTTAAGAATCATTTGAATGGTCGTCGTGAATTCTTGTCACCTGAAAAAGCTATCAAGATTGAAAACTATTTGGGACCAGATATTATGATGAGTTTGGATGAATGTCCACCATTCTTTGAAAGCTATGACTACATCAAAAAATCTGTTGCTAGAACGAGTCGTTGGGCTGAGCGAGGACTCAAAGCTCATCGTAATCCTGATTGGCAAGCACTCTTTGGAATCGTTCAAGGTGCTGGTTTTGAAGATTTACGTAAACAAAGTGCCCAAGATCTTGTTAGTATGGATTTCCCTGGTTATTCAATCGGTGGACTTTCAGTTGGTGAATCAAAGAGCGAAATGAATCGTGTCCTTGATTTTACAACACCAATGTTGCCAGAAAACAAGCCACGTTACCTAATGGGCGTTGGTACAGCGGACTCATTGATTGATGGTGTTATCCGTGGTATCGATATGTTTGATTGTGTCTTGCCAACGAGAATTGCCAGAAATGGTACATGTATGACAAGCCACGGTCGTTTAGTTATTAAGAATGCCAAGTATGCGCGTGACTTCGGCCCATTAGATGACAATTGTGATTGCTATGTATGTCGTAATTATTCACGAGCTTACATTCGTCATTTGATCAATGCAAATGAATTATTCGGTACACATTTAACTAGTTATCATAATCTATACTTCTTGTTGAACTTGATGAAGGGTGTTCGCCAAGCTATTAGGGATGATAATCTATTAGAATTTAGAGAACATGTTTTTGAAGATTATGGTTTTAACAAGGAAAATGCTAAGAATTTTTAG
- a CDS encoding DEAD/DEAH box helicase, whose protein sequence is MTKFSQYNFNDSINKSLKEIHFDEPTPVQEAVISLVNKKKDIIVQSETGSGKTHAFLLPSMNALTNKQEVQLLIATPSRELAYQIYEDTQAILKNYPEEYNAFIFVGGSDRDRQKRKLEAHQPQIAIGTPGRLWDLIRENDLHIENVERFVVDEADMTLDMGFLDDVDHITDKLPENREMMVFSATIPQKLEPFLKKYMTGPQRVEIKNSSIIPKNVDNWLMSSHGRDKKQLIYQLITLGEPYLVLIFANTKKSVDEIYNYLRSQGLKVARIHGGLTPRERKRAMKQVENMEYQYVVATDLAARGIDINGVSHVINAEIPDDLDFFIHRVGRTGRNKMSGTAITIYEPGEEHKVDEIEHMGIKFEPKDIKHGEIVDAVERDRRVHRRATQEKLDTKLVGYVKKQKTKKKPGYKKKIKQAINEEHRQQRKIQIRQNRRQEREARKNKNN, encoded by the coding sequence ATGACTAAATTTTCACAATACAATTTCAATGATTCAATTAATAAATCATTAAAAGAAATACATTTCGATGAACCAACACCAGTACAAGAGGCAGTAATTTCCTTAGTAAATAAGAAGAAGGATATTATTGTTCAATCAGAAACAGGTTCTGGTAAAACACATGCTTTCTTGTTGCCATCAATGAATGCTTTGACAAATAAGCAAGAAGTACAGTTGTTGATTGCGACACCAAGTCGTGAGTTGGCTTATCAAATTTATGAAGATACCCAAGCAATTTTGAAGAACTATCCGGAAGAATATAATGCCTTTATTTTCGTCGGTGGTTCTGATCGTGATCGTCAAAAGAGAAAACTTGAAGCTCACCAACCACAAATTGCTATCGGAACACCAGGTCGTTTATGGGATTTGATTCGTGAGAATGACCTACATATCGAAAATGTTGAACGTTTCGTTGTAGATGAGGCTGATATGACATTGGACATGGGCTTTTTGGATGATGTTGATCACATTACTGATAAGTTGCCAGAAAACCGTGAAATGATGGTTTTCTCAGCCACAATCCCACAAAAACTAGAACCATTCTTGAAGAAATACATGACTGGTCCACAACGTGTGGAAATTAAGAATAGTAGTATTATTCCTAAGAACGTTGATAATTGGTTAATGTCAAGTCACGGCCGTGATAAGAAACAATTGATTTACCAATTGATTACTTTAGGTGAACCATACTTGGTATTAATTTTCGCCAATACCAAGAAGAGTGTCGATGAAATTTATAACTATCTTCGGAGTCAAGGTTTGAAAGTCGCACGTATTCATGGTGGACTAACACCCCGTGAGAGAAAACGTGCCATGAAACAAGTTGAAAATATGGAATATCAATACGTAGTAGCAACCGATTTAGCTGCACGTGGAATTGATATTAACGGAGTTTCTCATGTAATCAACGCTGAAATCCCTGATGATTTGGACTTCTTCATTCATCGTGTAGGTAGAACTGGTCGTAATAAGATGTCAGGTACAGCCATTACAATTTATGAACCTGGTGAAGAACACAAGGTTGATGAAATTGAACACATGGGAATCAAGTTTGAGCCAAAAGATATCAAACATGGTGAAATCGTTGATGCCGTGGAACGTGATCGTCGAGTACATAGACGTGCCACACAAGAGAAACTTGATACTAAGCTAGTTGGTTATGTTAAAAAACAAAAGACCAAGAAGAAGCCTGGTTACAAGAAGAAGATCAAGCAAGCAATTAATGAAGAGCATCGTCAACAAAGAAAGATTCAAATTAGACAAAATAGACGACAAGAACGAGAAGCTAGAAAAAACAAGAATAATTAG
- the alaS gene encoding alanine--tRNA ligase yields the protein MKNLSSAEIRRMFLDFFETKGHMIEPSASLVPHDDPTLLWINSGVATMKKYFDGTVVPNNPRITSAQKCIRTNDIENVGKTARHQTFFEMMGNFSVGDYFKKEVIPWAFEFLTSPDWIGMDKDNLYITTYPKDTETQKLWAEVGIAPDHILKDEDNFWDIGEGPCGPDSEIFYDRGQEFNNLAEDDPQNYPGGENERYLEVWNIVFSELNHLPNGKYVEQPHKNIDTGLGLERLVSVIQGTKTNFETDLFMPLIEDVGSLVDKKYGDNAEDDISFKIIADHARSVSFAIGDGALPSNEGRGYVIRRLIRRAVLNGKKLGVNGPFLYRLVPIVGRIMDSYYPEVSEQQEFIAKTIKQEEKRFSETLDAGLALLNGVIADLRKKNETVIDGANAFKLYDTYGFPMELTREYANDEGLTVDEAGFKENMEAQKQRAREARGNLQSMGMQDETLMEIKTPSEFIGYDHNETESTLKNIVVDDKEVKNVAEGQAQLIFDTTPFYAEMGGQVADVGNIYDLKGNQVAEVVDVQHAPNGQNIHLVNVMSAISADTQYKLKIDVNFREKVRHNHTATHLLDQALRDVVSSRTHQAGSLVEPDYLRFDFNSNTALTDQQIADLEKIVNEKIWAAIPVKTEVLPIEEAKKKKGAIALFSEKYGDTVRVVEIDDFSTEFCGGTHARNTSELGLFKITSESAIGSGTRRIEAVTGEEAFEYFNEQLQTLQETAKNIKVNQLKDVPSRAAQMADEIKALKRDNQNLKTQLTSQKSAEVFDNVEDINGFKVISNILSTDMSALRQLADNWKNDNKSDILVLGASGDDKASLVVAVNKDAQAKGVKAGDLIKKISKEIQGGGGGRPDMAQAGGKNPAGLTNALQLAKDIIKSY from the coding sequence ATGAAAAATTTATCAAGTGCTGAAATAAGAAGAATGTTTTTAGACTTTTTCGAAACAAAGGGTCACATGATTGAACCTAGTGCATCTTTGGTACCACATGACGATCCAACTTTACTTTGGATCAACTCCGGTGTTGCCACAATGAAGAAGTATTTTGATGGAACTGTTGTACCAAACAATCCTCGTATCACTAGTGCCCAAAAGTGTATTCGAACAAATGATATTGAAAATGTTGGTAAAACTGCTCGTCACCAAACTTTCTTTGAAATGATGGGTAACTTTTCAGTTGGTGATTATTTCAAGAAAGAAGTTATTCCTTGGGCGTTTGAATTTTTAACAAGTCCTGACTGGATTGGTATGGATAAGGATAATTTGTATATCACAACTTATCCTAAAGATACTGAAACTCAAAAACTTTGGGCTGAAGTCGGAATTGCTCCAGATCATATCTTAAAAGATGAAGATAACTTCTGGGATATTGGTGAAGGTCCTTGTGGTCCCGATTCAGAAATTTTCTATGACCGTGGTCAAGAGTTCAATAACTTGGCAGAAGATGATCCTCAAAATTATCCTGGTGGCGAAAATGAACGTTACCTTGAAGTTTGGAACATCGTGTTCTCAGAATTGAACCACTTGCCAAACGGTAAATATGTTGAACAACCACATAAAAATATTGATACGGGCTTAGGTCTTGAACGTCTAGTTTCCGTTATTCAAGGAACAAAGACTAACTTTGAAACTGATTTATTCATGCCTTTGATTGAAGATGTTGGTTCACTTGTTGATAAGAAATATGGTGATAATGCTGAAGATGATATTTCATTTAAGATTATTGCTGACCATGCTCGTTCAGTATCTTTCGCCATTGGTGATGGTGCGTTGCCTTCAAATGAAGGTCGTGGCTATGTTATTAGACGTTTGATCAGACGTGCGGTTCTAAATGGTAAAAAGCTTGGTGTTAATGGACCATTCTTGTACAGACTTGTGCCAATCGTTGGTCGTATCATGGATAGTTACTATCCAGAAGTTAGTGAACAACAAGAATTTATCGCTAAAACAATTAAACAAGAAGAAAAACGATTTTCAGAAACACTTGATGCTGGTCTTGCACTACTTAATGGTGTTATCGCTGATCTTCGTAAGAAGAATGAAACTGTTATTGATGGTGCCAATGCTTTCAAACTTTACGATACTTACGGTTTCCCAATGGAACTTACTCGTGAATATGCTAACGATGAAGGCTTGACAGTTGATGAAGCTGGTTTCAAGGAAAACATGGAAGCACAAAAACAACGTGCTCGTGAAGCCCGTGGAAACTTACAATCAATGGGTATGCAAGATGAAACTTTGATGGAAATCAAGACGCCTAGTGAATTTATTGGTTATGATCACAATGAAACTGAAAGTACTTTAAAAAATATTGTGGTTGATGATAAAGAAGTTAAAAACGTTGCTGAAGGTCAAGCACAATTGATCTTTGACACTACTCCTTTTTATGCTGAAATGGGTGGTCAAGTTGCTGATGTTGGTAACATTTACGATCTAAAAGGTAACCAAGTTGCTGAGGTTGTTGATGTTCAACATGCTCCAAATGGTCAAAATATTCACTTAGTTAATGTTATGTCAGCTATTTCTGCTGATACACAATACAAATTAAAGATTGACGTTAACTTCCGTGAGAAAGTTCGTCACAATCACACGGCTACTCACTTGTTAGATCAAGCTTTACGTGATGTTGTTAGTTCAAGAACACATCAAGCTGGCTCACTAGTTGAACCAGACTACTTACGATTTGATTTCAACAGTAATACCGCTTTGACAGATCAACAAATTGCTGACCTTGAAAAAATCGTTAACGAAAAGATCTGGGCTGCTATTCCAGTGAAAACAGAAGTCTTGCCTATTGAAGAAGCTAAAAAGAAGAAGGGTGCCATTGCCCTTTTCAGTGAAAAATATGGTGACACTGTGCGTGTTGTTGAAATTGATGATTTCTCAACAGAATTCTGTGGTGGTACACATGCCAGAAATACTTCTGAACTAGGACTATTCAAGATTACTTCTGAATCTGCTATTGGTTCTGGTACAAGAAGAATTGAAGCTGTAACAGGTGAAGAAGCCTTTGAATACTTCAATGAACAATTACAAACATTGCAAGAAACAGCCAAAAATATTAAAGTTAACCAATTAAAAGATGTACCTAGTCGTGCTGCACAAATGGCCGATGAAATTAAAGCCCTCAAGCGTGATAACCAAAACTTGAAGACACAACTTACAAGTCAAAAGTCTGCCGAAGTCTTTGACAATGTTGAAGATATCAATGGTTTCAAAGTTATTTCAAATATCTTATCTACAGATATGTCAGCCCTTAGACAATTGGCTGATAATTGGAAGAATGATAACAAGTCTGATATCTTAGTTCTTGGTGCCAGTGGTGATGACAAAGCTAGTCTAGTCGTAGCTGTTAACAAGGATGCTCAAGCTAAAGGTGTTAAAGCTGGAGATTTAATTAAGAAAATATCTAAGGAAATTCAAGGTGGCGGCGGTGGTCGTCCAGATATGGCGCAAGCTGGTGGTAAGAATCCGGCTGGTTTAACAAATGCGTTACAATTAGCTAAAGATATTATTAAATCTTATTAA
- the zwf gene encoding glucose-6-phosphate dehydrogenase: protein MYKSGYLKDHFAVIGTARRPWSDDYFRETVVTSLKESFKDDEKIMEDFAQHFFYQSHDVNDSEHYIALKNLAAKLDDQFDAGHNRVYYMAIAPRFFGTVAEHINSEGLKADGYNRLVIEKPFGRDLDSACELNGNISKAFPEDDIYRIDHYLGKEMIQAIPRIRANNSKFEDALNSKYVSNIQVTLAESLGVEDRGGYYETAGVLRDMVQNHIMQIIGAVASDEPEATEAKVIHKNRTALFNSLKVLSPEEVDKDFVRGQYDTDDLGEQKAYRQEDNVASDSQIETFTAGKISFDSDRWSGVPFYVRSGKRMPDKSSRIDIVFNDKVTDFGVRPNTVVTLLIEKVDGQSILINGIDYRELDQDFIELPTAESADNSREAYESLIIDILAGNRIHFTLWDELRSTWKYIDAIRQRWDSQTADFPNYISGSMGPDSSEMLLERDGNSWIWS from the coding sequence TTGTATAAATCAGGCTATTTGAAGGATCATTTTGCCGTGATTGGAACTGCCCGTCGTCCATGGAGTGATGATTATTTCCGTGAAACTGTTGTTACTTCCTTAAAAGAATCATTTAAAGATGACGAGAAGATTATGGAAGATTTTGCACAACATTTCTTCTATCAATCACATGATGTCAATGATTCGGAACATTACATTGCTTTGAAGAACTTAGCTGCAAAACTAGATGATCAGTTCGATGCTGGTCATAATCGCGTTTATTACATGGCTATTGCACCAAGATTCTTTGGTACCGTTGCTGAACATATCAATTCTGAAGGTTTGAAAGCTGATGGTTACAACCGTCTAGTTATTGAAAAGCCATTCGGTCGTGATCTCGATTCTGCCTGTGAATTAAATGGCAATATTTCTAAAGCCTTCCCAGAAGATGATATTTACCGTATCGATCACTATTTAGGTAAGGAAATGATTCAAGCTATTCCAAGAATTCGTGCTAACAACAGTAAGTTTGAGGATGCTTTAAATAGTAAATATGTTTCAAATATTCAAGTTACTTTAGCTGAATCGTTGGGCGTTGAAGATCGTGGTGGCTATTACGAAACTGCCGGTGTTTTACGTGACATGGTTCAAAATCACATTATGCAAATTATTGGGGCAGTTGCTAGTGATGAACCTGAAGCTACTGAGGCCAAAGTTATTCACAAGAATCGCACCGCCTTGTTTAACAGTCTAAAAGTATTGTCTCCAGAAGAAGTTGATAAAGACTTTGTTCGTGGTCAATATGATACTGATGATTTAGGTGAGCAAAAAGCTTATCGTCAAGAAGATAATGTGGCTTCTGATTCACAAATCGAAACATTTACAGCTGGTAAGATTTCATTTGATTCAGATCGTTGGAGCGGAGTGCCATTCTACGTCCGTTCAGGTAAGAGAATGCCAGATAAGTCTTCACGAATCGACATTGTTTTTAACGATAAAGTAACCGACTTTGGGGTTAGACCAAATACCGTTGTAACATTGTTGATTGAAAAGGTTGATGGTCAAAGTATTTTGATCAACGGGATCGACTATCGAGAACTTGACCAAGACTTTATTGAATTACCAACTGCAGAATCAGCTGACAATTCACGTGAAGCTTATGAAAGCTTGATTATTGATATTCTAGCTGGCAATAGAATTCACTTTACCCTTTGGGACGAATTAAGAAGTACTTGGAAATATATTGATGCCATTAGACAACGTTGGGACAGTCAAACGGCTGATTTTCCTAATTATATCAGTGGTAGTATGGGTCCAGATTCTTCAGAAATGCTTTTGGAACGTGACGGAAATTCTTGGATTTGGAGCTAA
- the yajC gene encoding preprotein translocase subunit YajC → MLTLGAAGAGGSMTLIIFVVIMFVGMYFLSIRPQKKQQQKRQEMLKEMSKGDKVVTLGGIKGKIASIDRENKEVVVDCDGIYLTFDLNFIRRTTPADVATTDAVKDAKPAKVEEATETKDDKEEAPVEDKAADKETDTADKTDDAAKDDTKEETK, encoded by the coding sequence ATGCTTACATTAGGCGCCGCAGGTGCTGGTGGATCAATGACACTTATTATCTTCGTTGTTATTATGTTCGTTGGTATGTATTTCTTGTCAATTCGTCCCCAAAAGAAACAACAACAAAAACGTCAAGAAATGCTTAAAGAAATGAGCAAAGGCGACAAAGTTGTTACACTTGGTGGTATTAAAGGTAAAATCGCATCAATCGATCGCGAAAACAAAGAAGTTGTTGTAGACTGTGATGGAATTTATCTAACATTTGATTTAAACTTCATTCGTCGTACAACACCTGCTGATGTTGCTACTACTGATGCTGTTAAGGATGCTAAACCAGCTAAGGTTGAAGAAGCTACTGAAACAAAAGATGATAAAGAAGAAGCACCAGTTGAAGATAAAGCTGCTGATAAAGAAACAGATACAGCAGATAAGACAGATGATGCTGCTAAAGATGATACAAAAGAAGAAACAAAATAG
- a CDS encoding DUF1292 domain-containing protein yields the protein MSEKQPPKDLNEVILSDDQGNEEVYKILFTFDSDDYGKSYVFLYPKADEDSDEIEIQAFSFTPDENGDVDAGDLDPIDDPEEWDMVQEVLNTFTSDEDE from the coding sequence ATGAGTGAAAAACAACCACCAAAAGATTTAAATGAAGTTATTTTAAGTGATGACCAAGGTAATGAAGAAGTATACAAGATTCTTTTTACTTTCGATTCAGATGATTATGGTAAATCATACGTATTCTTATATCCTAAGGCTGATGAAGATTCAGACGAAATTGAAATCCAAGCATTTTCATTTACACCAGACGAAAATGGTGATGTTGATGCCGGAGATTTAGATCCAATTGATGATCCTGAGGAATGGGATATGGTTCAAGAGGTTTTGAACACCTTCACAAGTGACGAAGATGAATAG
- a CDS encoding CvpA family protein yields the protein MLSLLLILLLIYGFYIGARRGLAMEAFYAVGYVLFFCLALVSFKWLGPKFEMIVPYPSANLGSEFAFFSTKVGMELDDAFYRAFAFIFICFIGWIIVRFVGLYFKRLTYFPMYSDVNLLSGGIIGFVVTYVSIFMVLLLVAMIPVPGFQHALQHSFVASAMIKSTPVLTAMLSHLWIGAI from the coding sequence ATGCTTAGTCTGTTACTTATTTTACTTTTGATTTATGGTTTTTATATTGGTGCTCGCCGTGGTTTAGCCATGGAGGCATTTTATGCAGTTGGATATGTACTGTTCTTTTGTTTAGCGCTAGTTTCTTTCAAGTGGCTAGGACCTAAATTTGAGATGATTGTTCCATATCCATCAGCTAATTTGGGCAGTGAATTTGCCTTTTTCTCAACAAAAGTTGGTATGGAACTAGACGATGCATTTTACCGTGCCTTTGCCTTTATCTTTATTTGTTTCATTGGATGGATTATTGTAAGATTCGTTGGTTTGTATTTTAAACGTCTAACGTATTTTCCAATGTACAGTGATGTAAATTTATTGAGCGGAGGAATTATTGGTTTTGTTGTTACTTATGTCAGCATCTTTATGGTGCTTTTGTTAGTGGCAATGATTCCAGTTCCCGGTTTTCAACATGCTTTGCAACATTCATTTGTGGCTTCAGCCATGATTAAAAGTACGCCTGTTTTAACAGCCATGCTTAGTCATCTTTGGATTGGAGCTATCTAA
- a CDS encoding IreB family regulatory phosphoprotein — MSSLDKTMSFDFNENKGKDVKETLQSVYQSLEEKGYNPINQIVGYLLSGDPAYIPRHNDARNLILKHERDEIIEELVKSYLNQGK; from the coding sequence ATGAGTTCACTTGATAAAACTATGAGTTTTGACTTTAATGAGAATAAGGGCAAGGATGTTAAAGAAACATTGCAAAGTGTTTACCAATCACTAGAAGAAAAGGGATATAATCCAATTAACCAAATTGTTGGTTATTTACTTTCTGGTGACCCTGCATACATTCCACGTCACAATGACGCCCGTAATTTGATTTTGAAACATGAAAGAGACGAGATAATTGAAGAATTAGTTAAGAGTTATCTCAATCAAGGTAAATAA
- a CDS encoding DHH family phosphoesterase: protein MNSFAEIIATIKKYDRIIILRHQNPDPDALGSQAGLATTLRQAFPDKKVLIGGNDTEGLKWLSTAEEVTDADYQGALVIVTDTANQPRIDDQRFDDGDFLIKIDHHPNDDAYGDQLFVNTDASSCSEIIADLIDSSDELQLTKEVAYYLYAGIVGDTGRFLYPSTTQHTMEVGGKFIALGVDTAAINNKMNEITLQQAKLQGVLFDNLQIDASGAAYAVIDLDLMKKLGINQEQANSVVSTPGRLKEVCTWMEAVQKDDGTFRMHLRSQGPVINGLAKNHDGGGHPLASGATAKDRAEVEQMFEELKELVTEYNQKGE, encoded by the coding sequence ATGAATAGCTTTGCCGAAATAATTGCAACAATTAAAAAATATGATAGAATTATCATTCTACGTCATCAAAATCCAGATCCTGATGCATTGGGGTCACAAGCTGGTTTGGCAACTACACTTCGCCAAGCATTTCCAGACAAGAAAGTTTTGATTGGTGGTAACGATACTGAAGGTCTCAAATGGCTATCAACTGCAGAGGAAGTAACTGATGCAGATTACCAAGGGGCATTAGTTATCGTCACTGATACTGCTAATCAACCAAGAATTGACGATCAACGTTTTGATGATGGAGATTTCTTAATTAAGATCGATCACCATCCTAATGATGATGCTTATGGAGATCAACTTTTTGTTAATACTGATGCTAGTTCATGTTCAGAAATTATTGCTGATTTGATTGATAGCAGTGATGAACTACAATTAACGAAAGAAGTTGCTTACTATCTCTATGCCGGAATCGTGGGAGATACAGGAAGATTCTTATATCCATCAACGACGCAACATACAATGGAAGTCGGTGGAAAATTCATTGCTTTGGGTGTTGATACAGCAGCAATCAATAATAAGATGAATGAAATTACTTTACAGCAAGCTAAACTTCAAGGCGTTCTATTTGATAACTTACAAATAGATGCTTCAGGAGCTGCTTATGCGGTAATCGATCTAGATTTAATGAAGAAATTAGGTATCAATCAAGAACAAGCCAATTCAGTTGTTTCAACACCAGGTCGTTTGAAGGAAGTTTGCACATGGATGGAAGCTGTTCAAAAAGATGACGGTACATTTAGAATGCACTTGCGTTCTCAAGGACCAGTTATCAATGGATTAGCTAAAAATCATGATGGTGGTGGACATCCATTAGCGAGTGGTGCCACTGCTAAAGACCGTGCTGAAGTGGAACAAATGTTTGAAGAGCTTAAAGAGTTAGTTACTGAATATAACCAGAAGGGTGAATAG
- the ruvX gene encoding Holliday junction resolvase RuvX — MRLLGLDVGSRTVGVACSDLLGWTAQGVEIIRINEDKEEFGLDRLGEIIKEKQPTGIVLGLPKNMNNTEGPRVEKSREYGKMVEDRFHLPTDFIDERLTTVQAERMLIDEADVSRKKRKKVIDKIAAEMILQNYLDAKGKLTRN, encoded by the coding sequence ATGAGATTATTAGGTTTAGATGTTGGTTCGCGAACTGTTGGAGTTGCTTGCAGTGATTTGTTAGGCTGGACAGCTCAAGGAGTTGAAATTATTCGTATTAATGAGGACAAAGAAGAATTTGGCTTAGATCGTTTAGGCGAAATTATTAAAGAAAAACAACCCACAGGTATCGTTTTGGGATTGCCTAAAAATATGAATAATACTGAAGGACCAAGAGTAGAAAAATCTCGTGAATATGGCAAAATGGTCGAAGATAGGTTTCATTTGCCAACCGATTTTATTGATGAGCGTCTGACGACTGTTCAAGCCGAAAGAATGTTGATTGATGAGGCCGATGTGTCTCGAAAAAAACGTAAGAAAGTTATCGATAAGATTGCCGCTGAGATGATTCTACAGAATTATCTTGATGCTAAAGGTAAACTAACACGAAATTAA